In Clostridium sp., one DNA window encodes the following:
- a CDS encoding phage holin, LLH family gives MVNINDIIAIGGILVGVIGAIFGLVPYLKNKKINTEEILNTTGDVLQAAEPLIQAAKAIPALKSAATLVDWIEKKAAAGVKAAEQLYHAGSLTNNEEKFKAAQQTVYDALKEIGIAPTDNQKKLIDDFIQEAVNDLGHSTPAEAEKNAQVAKIQQELAAAQAENTQLKQAIYSIQGYAGKTVQ, from the coding sequence ATGGTTAATATAAATGATATTATAGCAATAGGCGGCATTCTAGTAGGCGTAATTGGTGCAATTTTTGGACTGGTACCTTATCTGAAAAATAAGAAAATCAATACGGAAGAAATACTCAATACCACAGGTGATGTACTTCAGGCGGCAGAACCACTTATCCAGGCGGCAAAGGCCATTCCAGCTTTAAAATCCGCAGCAACACTTGTAGACTGGATTGAAAAAAAGGCAGCAGCAGGGGTAAAAGCAGCTGAACAACTCTATCACGCAGGAAGTTTAACTAACAATGAAGAGAAATTCAAAGCCGCACAGCAAACCGTATATGATGCACTTAAAGAAATAGGCATAGCCCCAACGGATAATCAAAAAAAGCTAATTGATGATTTTATCCAGGAAGCAGTCAATGACCTTGGACATTCTACTCCTGCAGAAGCAGAAAAGAATGCACAGGTTGCAAAAATACAGCAGGAGCTTGCAGCAGCTCAGGCGGAAAATACACAGTTGAAGCAAGCTATTTACAGCATACAAGGTTATGCTGGCAAAACAGTTCAGTAA
- the pfkA gene encoding 6-phosphofructokinase, with protein MRTIAVLTSGGDAPGMNAAIRAVVRAGLDKKFNVMGILRGYSGLISGEIIPMDRKSVADIIQRGGTILRTARCEEFKTEEGRKRGANILKTFGIDGLVVIGGDGSFRGAQLLSKLGIDTIGIPGTIDNDLAYTDYSIGFDTATNTVLDAINKLRDTSTSHERVSIVEVMGRNCGDIALYCGLAGGAENIIIPEKGYEQDKLCRTILEGKMNGKMHNLIVLAEGIGGAEELAKHVEEITGIETRATKLGHIQRGGSPTCQDRILASRFAFRAVELLEEGKSSRVVGIRGGKIVDFDIDEALEQTKQFDDKLFEIANALS; from the coding sequence ATGAGAACAATAGCTGTATTAACAAGTGGTGGAGATGCTCCTGGTATGAATGCCGCTATAAGGGCAGTTGTAAGAGCAGGATTAGATAAAAAATTTAATGTGATGGGTATACTTAGAGGATATAGCGGACTGATAAGCGGTGAAATAATACCAATGGACAGGAAGAGTGTGGCAGATATAATTCAAAGAGGCGGAACAATTTTAAGAACTGCACGCTGTGAAGAATTTAAAACGGAAGAAGGAAGAAAAAGAGGAGCCAATATACTTAAAACTTTTGGTATAGATGGATTGGTTGTAATTGGAGGAGATGGTTCTTTTAGAGGAGCCCAGCTGTTATCAAAACTCGGCATAGATACTATAGGAATACCTGGAACTATAGATAATGATCTGGCTTATACGGATTATAGTATAGGTTTTGATACTGCTACAAATACTGTACTTGATGCCATAAATAAGTTAAGAGATACTTCCACATCACATGAAAGGGTAAGTATAGTTGAAGTCATGGGAAGAAACTGTGGAGATATTGCCCTTTATTGTGGACTGGCAGGAGGAGCTGAAAATATAATTATTCCTGAAAAAGGATATGAGCAGGATAAACTTTGCAGAACCATACTTGAAGGGAAAATGAATGGTAAGATGCATAATTTAATAGTACTTGCAGAAGGAATTGGCGGGGCAGAAGAACTTGCAAAGCATGTTGAAGAAATAACAGGAATAGAGACAAGGGCTACAAAGCTTGGACATATTCAAAGAGGTGGAAGCCCGACATGTCAGGATAGAATTTTAGCTTCAAGGTTTGCTTTTAGAGCTGTAGAACTGTTGGAAGAAGGCAAGTCATCAAGAGTTGTGGGAATTAGAGGAGGAAAAATAGTAGATTTTGATATTGATGAAGCTTTAGAACAAACCAAACAATTTGATGACAAATTGTTTGAAATAGCCAATGCATTATCATAA
- the rlmD gene encoding 23S rRNA (uracil(1939)-C(5))-methyltransferase RlmD, which yields MKNLVEKNKEYIINIDNMGYDGSGVGRINGFTIFVEGALTGEKVRIKVVKVKSNFAFGKVLEIIESSKYRREPVCSIYKRCGGCQLQHISYEGQLKFKKKRVEDSLERIGKLDLTDVKIHDTIGMKVPYRYRNKVQLPVERSRGEINIGFYVRRTHDIINMDCCYIQNETADKVAELFRQWLASYNVSCYDESAKKEGIRHIVIRKAFSTGEVMIIIVTSSADILHKDELIKSMCQNINGLKSIIQNINSSKTNVVLGKENITLWGSDTINDYIGNFRFSISPLAFFQVNPVQTEALYNKVLEYAELKGNETVFDAYCGTGTISLFLSCRAKKVYGVEVVEQAIENAKKNALDNKVDNVEFIVGKSEAVIPDLVDSGIKADVVVVDPPRKGCDRTLLASIAKMCPGKIVYVSCDPGTLARDLGIMEELGYRTVEVQTVDMFCQTAPVECVVKLVASELS from the coding sequence TTGAAAAATTTGGTGGAAAAGAATAAGGAATATATTATAAATATAGATAATATGGGATACGATGGGAGTGGAGTAGGCAGAATAAATGGATTTACCATATTTGTAGAGGGTGCTTTGACCGGTGAAAAGGTAAGAATAAAAGTAGTGAAGGTGAAGAGTAATTTTGCTTTTGGAAAGGTACTTGAAATAATTGAGTCATCTAAATACAGGAGGGAGCCTGTCTGCAGCATATATAAAAGATGCGGGGGATGCCAGCTCCAGCATATTTCTTATGAAGGACAGTTGAAATTCAAGAAAAAGAGAGTTGAAGATTCTCTTGAGAGAATAGGAAAACTTGATCTGACGGATGTAAAAATACATGACACCATAGGCATGAAGGTACCATACAGATATAGGAATAAGGTGCAACTGCCTGTAGAAAGAAGTAGAGGAGAAATAAATATCGGATTCTATGTCAGAAGAACTCATGATATTATAAATATGGACTGCTGCTATATACAAAATGAGACTGCAGACAAAGTAGCTGAACTTTTTAGGCAATGGTTAGCGTCATATAACGTATCATGTTATGATGAATCGGCTAAAAAAGAAGGTATAAGGCATATAGTCATTAGAAAGGCTTTTTCAACTGGTGAAGTGATGATTATAATTGTAACTTCATCTGCAGATATACTACATAAAGATGAATTGATAAAGTCGATGTGTCAGAATATAAATGGATTGAAGAGCATAATTCAAAATATAAATAGTTCCAAAACTAATGTGGTATTGGGTAAGGAAAATATAACTCTTTGGGGCAGTGATACTATAAATGACTATATCGGAAATTTCAGGTTCAGTATATCACCGCTTGCTTTTTTTCAGGTAAATCCTGTCCAGACGGAGGCTCTCTACAATAAAGTGCTGGAATATGCAGAACTAAAAGGAAATGAAACTGTATTCGATGCATACTGTGGAACGGGAACCATATCACTGTTCTTATCCTGCAGGGCAAAAAAGGTTTATGGAGTAGAGGTGGTTGAGCAGGCCATAGAGAATGCAAAAAAGAATGCATTGGACAATAAAGTGGACAATGTGGAATTCATAGTTGGAAAATCAGAAGCAGTTATACCTGATCTGGTAGACAGTGGTATAAAGGCGGATGTAGTTGTAGTTGATCCACCAAGAAAGGGATGTGACAGAACTCTTCTCGCTTCAATTGCAAAGATGTGTCCCGGGAAAATAGTATATGTTTCCTGCGATCCTGGAACGCTTGCAAGAGATCTTGGGATTATGGAGGAACTTGGATACAGGACAGTGGAAGTTCAGACTGTTGATATGTTTTGTCAAACTGCACCTGTGGAGTGTGTTGTGAAGCTAGTGGCATCTGAACTTAGCTGA
- the pyk gene encoding pyruvate kinase: protein MQKTKMIFTIGPASDTEEVVSKLIEAGMSASRHNFSHGNHEEHRERINMIKKLRKKYNKSIAIILDTKGPEIRTGDFNKDKIELEEGQKFTVYCGEEIVGDNTKCYITYDGLCKDVKKGDSILIDDGLVGMEVESVDGNKINCIVKNSGVVSNHKGVNVPGVAINLPATTKKDEEDLKFGCEVGVDIISASFIRKASDVLTIRKILESNGGKDIQIFSKVESQEGVDNIDEIIKFSDGIMVARGDMGVEIPIEKVPLIQKTIIAKCNKAGKPVITATQMLDSMIRNPRPTRAEASDIANAIFDGTDAIMLSGESANGKYPVEAAQTMARIAQSAEEKINYEELLEKKKEAHIQNVANAISYAACATASELKATAIITATQSGHTARMVSKYRSSCPVIAVTPNEGVARSLALNWGVFPILSKKFDSTDELIESSVQISLNTGYVKKGDLVVIAAGIPVSYSGTTNMLKVHVVGDILVRGTGAGSRPGYGTVRIVNSPKQAEEVVEKDDILVVKNLSKDYISVLDRVAGVIAEDGGLTSHMAIECITNEIPIICRAGGATGVLKTGAFITMDATRGIVYNGRTNIM, encoded by the coding sequence ATGCAAAAGACTAAGATGATTTTTACAATAGGACCTGCTAGCGATACGGAAGAAGTAGTGTCAAAACTTATTGAAGCTGGTATGAGTGCTTCAAGACATAACTTTTCTCATGGAAACCATGAGGAACACAGAGAAAGAATAAATATGATAAAAAAGCTTAGAAAAAAGTATAATAAGTCTATAGCAATTATATTGGATACAAAAGGACCTGAAATAAGAACCGGAGATTTTAATAAGGATAAGATTGAATTAGAAGAAGGACAGAAATTCACAGTATATTGCGGCGAAGAAATTGTAGGTGACAATACAAAATGTTATATAACCTATGATGGGCTTTGTAAAGATGTAAAAAAAGGTGACAGCATACTTATAGATGATGGATTAGTAGGTATGGAAGTAGAAAGTGTAGATGGAAACAAAATTAACTGCATAGTCAAGAACAGCGGTGTAGTCAGCAATCATAAAGGAGTTAATGTACCGGGTGTTGCTATCAATCTTCCAGCTACTACTAAAAAAGATGAAGAAGACTTGAAATTTGGATGCGAAGTTGGAGTGGATATTATATCGGCATCTTTTATAAGAAAGGCTTCAGATGTTTTGACTATAAGAAAGATTCTTGAATCCAACGGTGGAAAGGACATACAGATATTTTCCAAAGTGGAGAGCCAGGAAGGTGTAGACAATATAGATGAAATAATAAAATTTTCTGATGGAATAATGGTGGCAAGAGGAGATATGGGAGTTGAAATCCCAATAGAAAAAGTTCCACTGATTCAGAAAACTATAATTGCAAAATGCAACAAGGCAGGCAAACCTGTTATAACAGCTACACAGATGCTTGATTCAATGATAAGAAATCCAAGACCAACAAGAGCAGAAGCATCTGATATAGCAAATGCTATATTTGATGGAACGGATGCAATAATGCTCAGTGGAGAGTCTGCAAATGGAAAGTACCCTGTAGAAGCAGCTCAGACCATGGCAAGAATAGCACAGTCTGCAGAGGAAAAAATCAATTATGAAGAATTACTTGAAAAAAAGAAAGAAGCTCATATACAAAATGTTGCAAATGCTATCAGTTATGCAGCATGTGCAACTGCTTCCGAGTTAAAGGCAACTGCCATAATTACTGCTACCCAAAGCGGTCATACTGCTAGAATGGTTTCTAAATACAGATCATCTTGCCCGGTTATTGCGGTAACTCCAAATGAAGGTGTTGCAAGAAGTCTGGCTTTAAATTGGGGAGTATTTCCCATACTTTCAAAGAAATTTGACTCTACAGATGAGTTGATAGAAAGTTCCGTACAGATATCCTTGAATACAGGCTATGTAAAAAAAGGTGATCTGGTAGTAATAGCTGCCGGCATACCTGTAAGCTATTCAGGTACTACAAATATGCTGAAAGTTCATGTAGTAGGTGATATATTGGTTAGAGGTACAGGCGCTGGAAGCAGACCTGGATATGGAACTGTAAGAATAGTCAATAGTCCAAAACAGGCAGAAGAAGTTGTGGAGAAGGATGACATACTGGTAGTTAAAAATTTAAGCAAGGATTATATATCTGTGCTTGACAGAGTTGCAGGAGTCATAGCTGAAGATGGAGGACTTACCTCACATATGGCAATTGAATGTATAACCAATGAAATTCCTATTATATGCAGGGCAGGTGGTGCTACTGGCGTACTAAAAACCGGTGCATTTATAACCATGGATGCCACAAGAGGGATTGTCTATAACGGCAGAACGAATATTATGTAG
- a CDS encoding SdpI family protein encodes MVKLKYKDEFYKLGDVLMLYLNYLSGIIMIIVGGVCKVYPPKHINHSLGYRTPFAMKNINTWNEANKFAGMVLVCVGIISLLITTFFIALGEVNSSTPAKISVILLIISIPYTCKKIIE; translated from the coding sequence ATGGTAAAATTAAAGTATAAAGATGAATTTTATAAATTAGGAGATGTATTAATGTTATATTTAAATTATTTAAGTGGAATAATTATGATTATTGTCGGAGGTGTATGTAAGGTATATCCGCCTAAGCATATAAATCATTCTTTAGGTTATAGAACACCATTTGCAATGAAAAATATTAATACATGGAATGAAGCTAATAAATTTGCTGGCATGGTTCTTGTGTGTGTCGGAATAATATCTTTATTGATAACTACATTTTTCATTGCACTGGGTGAAGTTAATAGCAGCACACCAGCAAAAATATCTGTTATTTTGCTTATAATTTCTATACCGTACACATGCAAAAAAATAATTGAATAG
- a CDS encoding C1 family peptidase, translating into MVKRSYKLKPDKQDMRDKIYYASTIKQISSLPKTVDLRKYMSPIVDQGELGSCTANAIVSGLREYLENISNEPYKQLSRLYLYWWERFIEDTVNEDSGAYIRDGMKVLKQLGASFETDYPYGTSKFTDEPTPRAVLNGVSYTIEEYKRVKNLDTLKIALAEKLPVVTGIKVYSSFESDDVANTGIVPIPDISKEQLLGGHAILAVGYNDNKNQVIMRNSWGEDWGDKGYFYLPYEYFTDPNNYVTDMWTGK; encoded by the coding sequence ATGGTAAAAAGAAGTTATAAATTAAAACCTGATAAGCAAGATATGAGGGACAAAATTTATTATGCTTCTACTATAAAACAAATTTCAAGTCTTCCCAAAACAGTAGATCTCAGAAAATATATGTCGCCAATAGTAGATCAAGGAGAGCTGGGAAGTTGTACGGCTAATGCCATTGTTTCAGGACTGCGAGAGTATCTCGAAAATATATCAAATGAACCATATAAACAACTAAGCCGTTTATATTTATATTGGTGGGAAAGGTTTATAGAAGATACTGTAAATGAAGATAGCGGGGCTTATATTAGAGATGGGATGAAAGTTCTTAAACAACTTGGAGCATCTTTTGAAACCGACTATCCTTATGGTACTAGCAAATTCACAGATGAGCCAACCCCAAGGGCTGTATTAAATGGTGTATCATATACAATTGAAGAATATAAACGAGTAAAAAATTTAGATACCTTAAAAATAGCTCTAGCTGAAAAATTACCAGTAGTAACAGGGATAAAAGTATATTCAAGCTTTGAATCAGATGATGTTGCAAATACTGGAATAGTTCCAATACCAGATATATCTAAAGAACAATTGTTAGGTGGACATGCGATATTAGCAGTTGGATATAATGATAATAAAAATCAAGTTATTATGCGTAATTCTTGGGGAGAAGATTGGGGAGACAAAGGATATTTTTACCTTCCTTATGAATATTTCACTGACCCTAATAATTATGTTACAGATATGTGGACTGGAAAGTAG
- the crcB gene encoding fluoride efflux transporter CrcB — protein sequence MKVQRLLYVGIGGLIGSCLRYVISINSPKLFGGPLPYGTLIVNVVGGILIGFIMQLSITTDLISPNLRLFLTTGMMGGLTTFSTFSYETIAFLSGSKYLLGILNISLNLFLSLFGVIAGKYLANII from the coding sequence ATGAAAGTGCAGAGATTACTGTATGTTGGAATTGGTGGACTTATTGGTTCATGTCTAAGATATGTTATATCGATAAATTCACCTAAATTATTTGGAGGACCACTACCATATGGAACATTAATTGTGAATGTAGTTGGAGGAATTTTAATAGGTTTTATAATGCAGTTAAGCATAACAACTGATTTGATTTCTCCAAATTTAAGATTGTTTCTTACAACTGGGATGATGGGAGGACTTACCACATTTTCTACTTTTAGTTATGAAACTATAGCTTTTCTCAGTGGGAGCAAATATCTACTGGGAATTCTGAATATTTCTCTAAATTTGTTTTTAAGCCTTTTTGGAGTTATAGCAGGCAAGTATCTGGCAAATATAATTTGA
- a CDS encoding DNA polymerase III subunit alpha: MDKKSIQWVSLHQHTEYSLLDSSAKIPDLIKRAKELGMKSIAITDHGVMYGCVDFYKEAVAQGIKPIIGCEIYVSQKSMHVKRNNGENENYHLVLLVKNERGYNNLMQIVSTASIEGFYYKPRVDHEYLESHSDGLIALSACLSGEVQSNILKGNLKGAEKAAEFYRDAFKDGFYLELQYHGIEDQLKINKLLKKMSAELGIPLVATNDVHYINREDYRAHDILLCIQTGKTVDDENRMRYPSDQFYLKSPEEMYEMFSDVPEALENTVKIAEECNFDYEFHKSKLPKFELPENVVPYEYMRNLCYDGLKKRYASITDDLINRLEYELGVIKQMGYVDYFLIVWDFIRFARQNGIMTGPGRGSGAGSIVAYTLGITKIDPIKYNLIFERFLNPERVSMPDIDSDFCYERRGEVIDYVVEKYGKNNVSQIITFGTMAARACIRDVGRAMNYPYGEVDRIAKMIPAILNITIDKALDINPEFKEAYDGEPRTRELIDVARSLEGLPRHTSTHAAGVVIASQPLVNYVPLQKNDDNVVTQFTMGTLEELGLLKMDFLGLRTLTVLRDAVAMIRQNRNVEIDLDNINYDDKAVYNMIGEGKTVGVFQLESPGMTVFMKELKPDSLEDIIAGISLYRPGPMSEIPKYIRNKNNPDDIEYITPELEHILSVTYGCMVYQEQVMQIVRDLAGYSMGRSDLVRRAMSKKKHHVMEEERHNFVYGIVDEAGKVLVPGCIRNGISDKIANQIFDSMIDFASYAFNKSHAAAYAVVAFQTAYLMYYYPVEFTAAMLNSVKGDSEKVAYYIRFAKDINIDTLPPDINESYAKFTVENNSIRFGLSALKNVGENAIDSIVKSRKKHEKFKDLMDFYNNIEITSVNKRVIESLIKSGAFDCFGVYRSQLIEVYEKLLDSASNSKKRNIDGQVSLFSTIDDRSIRIHYPNIKEFKKKDKLAMEKEMTGLYLSGHPLDEYEKTLKLQTSVKVSDILMDKTLEEGMLSEAKVKDGDKVIIGGILVEVSKKITKNNDMMAFARLEDLYASIDIIIFPKTFQKFKNFIYEDSMLIVKGRVSVREEEEPKVLCETLEPLVRIDTEKLYILIENEVELKDATLKFKSIIEGYKGNIPVYICIKHGRKKFRLSSELWIKDEENVIDDIRNIFGEKNVKLI; the protein is encoded by the coding sequence ATGGATAAGAAAAGTATCCAATGGGTTAGTCTGCATCAGCATACTGAATATTCACTTCTGGATTCCTCTGCAAAAATTCCCGATTTGATAAAAAGAGCGAAGGAACTCGGCATGAAGAGCATAGCCATAACGGATCACGGGGTTATGTACGGCTGTGTAGACTTTTATAAGGAAGCTGTAGCTCAGGGAATAAAACCTATAATAGGCTGTGAAATATATGTATCCCAAAAGTCAATGCATGTAAAGAGGAACAATGGAGAAAATGAGAACTATCATCTGGTGCTTTTGGTGAAAAATGAAAGAGGATACAACAATTTAATGCAGATAGTATCTACAGCCTCCATAGAAGGTTTTTACTATAAACCTAGAGTTGATCATGAATACCTTGAGTCCCACAGTGACGGTCTTATTGCCTTAAGTGCCTGCTTGAGCGGGGAAGTCCAGTCGAATATACTCAAAGGAAATTTAAAGGGAGCTGAAAAAGCTGCAGAATTTTATAGAGATGCTTTTAAAGACGGATTTTATCTTGAGCTTCAGTATCATGGAATAGAGGACCAGCTTAAGATAAATAAACTTTTGAAGAAAATGTCAGCAGAACTGGGAATACCATTGGTTGCAACAAATGATGTTCATTATATAAACAGGGAAGATTACAGAGCTCATGATATATTGTTGTGTATACAGACGGGGAAAACTGTAGATGACGAAAACAGGATGAGATATCCTTCGGATCAGTTCTATTTAAAATCACCGGAGGAGATGTATGAGATGTTTTCTGATGTCCCGGAAGCATTGGAAAATACGGTGAAGATAGCTGAAGAATGCAATTTTGACTATGAGTTTCATAAATCAAAATTACCTAAGTTCGAACTGCCGGAAAATGTAGTTCCCTATGAATATATGAGAAATTTATGCTACGATGGATTAAAAAAACGATATGCCAGCATAACTGATGATTTAATAAACAGGCTTGAATACGAGCTTGGAGTAATAAAACAAATGGGATATGTGGACTATTTTCTCATAGTCTGGGATTTTATAAGATTTGCAAGACAAAATGGAATAATGACGGGACCTGGAAGGGGAAGTGGTGCAGGTTCAATAGTTGCATATACACTGGGAATAACTAAGATAGATCCAATAAAGTATAACCTCATATTTGAGCGCTTTTTGAATCCCGAAAGAGTATCCATGCCTGATATTGACAGTGATTTCTGTTATGAAAGGCGTGGTGAGGTAATAGATTATGTAGTAGAAAAGTATGGGAAAAACAACGTTTCACAGATTATAACTTTTGGAACTATGGCGGCAAGAGCATGTATAAGAGATGTGGGAAGAGCTATGAACTATCCTTATGGTGAAGTAGACAGGATAGCAAAGATGATACCAGCCATATTGAATATAACTATAGACAAGGCACTGGATATAAACCCTGAATTCAAGGAAGCCTATGATGGTGAACCCAGAACAAGAGAACTTATAGATGTGGCAAGATCCCTTGAAGGTCTTCCGAGGCATACTTCCACCCATGCTGCAGGAGTGGTAATAGCATCTCAGCCTCTTGTAAATTATGTACCCCTCCAAAAAAATGATGATAATGTAGTAACACAGTTTACAATGGGTACATTGGAGGAACTGGGGCTTCTAAAAATGGATTTTCTGGGGCTTCGTACCCTGACCGTACTTAGAGATGCAGTTGCAATGATAAGGCAGAATAGAAATGTAGAGATAGATCTGGATAATATAAATTATGATGACAAAGCTGTTTACAACATGATAGGAGAGGGAAAGACGGTAGGAGTATTTCAGCTTGAATCTCCCGGAATGACCGTATTCATGAAGGAATTGAAGCCTGATTCCCTGGAGGATATAATAGCAGGAATAAGCTTGTATAGACCGGGTCCCATGTCAGAAATACCAAAGTATATAAGAAATAAGAATAACCCTGATGATATAGAATACATAACTCCAGAGCTTGAACACATTCTTTCGGTAACCTATGGATGTATGGTATACCAGGAACAGGTAATGCAGATAGTAAGGGATCTTGCAGGATATTCCATGGGCAGAAGTGATCTTGTGAGACGTGCCATGTCCAAGAAAAAGCACCATGTAATGGAAGAAGAAAGGCACAATTTTGTATATGGAATAGTAGATGAAGCGGGTAAAGTTCTTGTTCCGGGATGTATAAGGAACGGGATATCAGATAAGATTGCAAATCAAATATTTGATTCCATGATAGATTTTGCATCCTATGCTTTTAACAAGTCACATGCCGCCGCATATGCAGTGGTTGCATTTCAGACGGCCTATTTGATGTATTATTATCCGGTAGAATTTACGGCAGCCATGCTCAACAGTGTAAAGGGTGACAGTGAAAAAGTTGCCTACTACATAAGATTTGCCAAGGATATAAATATAGATACGCTTCCGCCTGACATAAATGAAAGCTATGCAAAATTCACAGTTGAGAACAATAGTATAAGATTTGGGCTCTCTGCACTTAAAAATGTAGGAGAAAATGCAATAGACAGTATAGTGAAATCACGAAAAAAACACGAAAAATTTAAGGACCTTATGGATTTTTACAACAATATAGAAATAACGTCTGTAAACAAGAGGGTCATAGAGAGCTTGATCAAATCGGGGGCTTTTGACTGTTTCGGTGTATACAGGTCCCAGCTTATAGAAGTATATGAAAAACTGCTGGACAGTGCAAGTAATTCGAAAAAAAGGAATATAGACGGACAGGTGAGCCTTTTTTCAACCATAGATGACAGAAGTATCAGGATACACTACCCGAATATAAAGGAATTCAAAAAGAAGGATAAACTTGCAATGGAAAAGGAAATGACGGGACTTTACCTGTCAGGGCATCCGCTTGATGAATATGAAAAGACGCTGAAACTTCAAACAAGTGTAAAGGTTTCGGATATACTCATGGATAAGACACTTGAGGAGGGAATGCTTTCGGAAGCCAAAGTCAAGGATGGAGACAAAGTTATAATTGGAGGAATATTGGTTGAAGTTTCCAAAAAAATAACAAAGAATAATGACATGATGGCGTTTGCCAGGCTGGAGGATTTGTATGCTTCCATAGATATAATAATATTTCCGAAGACTTTTCAGAAGTTCAAGAACTTCATTTATGAGGACTCCATGCTCATCGTAAAGGGCAGGGTAAGTGTCAGAGAAGAAGAAGAGCCAAAGGTTTTATGTGAGACTTTGGAGCCGCTTGTAAGAATTGACACTGAAAAATTATATATTTTGATAGAGAATGAGGTAGAATTGAAAGATGCCACTTTGAAATTTAAATCCATTATAGAAGGATATAAGGGGAATATTCCTGTATATATATGTATAAAACATGGAAGAAAGAAATTCAGATTGAGCAGTGAATTGTGGATCAAGGATGAGGAGAATGTTATTGACGATATAAGAAATATTTTTGGAGAAAAAAATGTAAAACTGATCTGA
- a CDS encoding cold-shock protein has product MTGTVKWFNGEKGFGFITGENGEDIFAHFSQINSDGYKTLDEGQKVSYDEGKGQKGPQAENITVL; this is encoded by the coding sequence ATGACAGGTACAGTTAAATGGTTTAATGGAGAAAAAGGATTTGGATTTATTACAGGAGAAAATGGAGAAGATATTTTTGCACATTTTTCACAAATAAATTCAGATGGTTATAAGACACTTGATGAAGGTCAAAAAGTTTCTTATGATGAAGGTAAGGGACAAAAGGGACCACAAGCAGAAAATATAACAGTTCTTTAA